One stretch of Streptomyces sp. A2-16 DNA includes these proteins:
- a CDS encoding metalloregulator ArsR/SmtB family transcription factor — protein sequence MKNVGEARETPTGAPQEELATGERSTRNRVARSILDHGPSTVTELAGRLGLTPAAVRRHLDALVADDVVEAREQRVYGARTRGRPAKVFALTDCGRDAFDQSYDKLAADALLWIQERFGGDEAVVAFARARIAAQAEEYRKAVESAAPEERTEALAKALSADGYAATARSAPVGEQLCQHHCPVAHVAEKFPQLCDAETEIFSQLLGTHVQRLATIAHGDGVCTTFIPKISKNTHNASASTAGRNPA from the coding sequence GTGAAAAACGTCGGCGAGGCTCGGGAGACCCCCACGGGGGCCCCTCAGGAGGAGCTCGCGACCGGTGAGCGGTCCACCCGCAACCGCGTCGCGCGATCCATCCTGGACCACGGCCCGTCGACCGTCACCGAACTGGCCGGGCGGCTGGGGCTGACCCCGGCGGCCGTACGGCGCCATCTGGACGCGCTCGTGGCCGACGATGTGGTGGAGGCGCGGGAGCAGCGGGTGTACGGCGCGCGGACGCGTGGCCGGCCCGCCAAGGTCTTCGCGCTCACCGACTGCGGCCGGGACGCCTTCGACCAGTCCTACGACAAGCTCGCCGCGGACGCTCTGCTCTGGATCCAGGAGCGCTTCGGCGGGGACGAGGCGGTCGTCGCCTTCGCGCGTGCCAGGATCGCCGCGCAGGCCGAGGAGTACCGCAAGGCCGTCGAGTCCGCCGCCCCCGAGGAGCGCACCGAAGCCCTGGCCAAGGCCCTGAGCGCGGACGGGTACGCTGCTACGGCGCGCAGCGCACCGGTCGGCGAGCAGCTCTGCCAGCATCACTGCCCGGTGGCCCATGTCGCGGAGAAATTCCCGCAGCTGTGCGACGCCGAGACGGAGATCTTCTCGCAGCTGCTCGGGACACACGTCCAGCGACTTGCAACCATCGCCCACGGTGACGGCGTCTGTACGACATTCATCCCAAAGATTTCCAAGAACACCCATAACGCATCTGCAAGCACCGCCGGGAGGAACCCCGCATGA
- the sufB gene encoding Fe-S cluster assembly protein SufB, which produces MTLPIEETAHPELEGLGNYEYGWADSDVAGASAKRGINEDVVRDISAKKSEPEWMTKLRLKGLRLFDKKPMPNWGSDLSGIDFDNIKYFVRSTEKQAESWEDLPEDIKNTYDKLGIPEAEKQRLVAGVAAQYESEVVYHQIREDLEEQGVIFLDTDTALKEHPELFKEYFGTVIPVGDNKFASLNTAVWSGGSFIYVPKGVHVEIPLQAYFRINTENMGQFERTLIIVDEGAYVHYVEGCTAPIYKSDSLHSAVVEIIVKKNARCRYTTIQNWSNNVYNLVTKRAVAYEGATMEWIDGNIGSKVTMKYPAVYLMGEHAKGETLSIAFAGEGQHQDAGSKMVHMAPNTSSNIVSKSVARGGGRTSYRGLVEIGEGAHGSKSNVLCDALLVDTISRSDTYPYVDVREDDVSMGHEATVSKVSDDQLFYLMSRGMTEFEAMAMIVRGFVEPIAKELPMEYALELNRLIELQMEGAVG; this is translated from the coding sequence ATGACACTCCCCATCGAGGAGACTGCCCACCCCGAGCTCGAGGGTCTGGGCAACTACGAATACGGCTGGGCCGACTCCGACGTGGCTGGTGCCTCTGCCAAGCGCGGCATCAATGAGGACGTCGTCCGGGACATCTCCGCGAAGAAGTCCGAGCCGGAGTGGATGACCAAGCTCCGTCTCAAGGGCCTGCGGCTGTTCGACAAGAAGCCCATGCCGAACTGGGGCTCCGACCTCTCCGGCATCGACTTCGACAACATCAAGTACTTCGTGCGCTCCACGGAGAAGCAGGCGGAGTCCTGGGAGGACCTGCCCGAGGACATCAAGAACACGTACGACAAGCTCGGCATCCCCGAGGCGGAGAAGCAGCGCCTCGTCGCCGGTGTCGCGGCCCAGTACGAGTCCGAGGTCGTCTACCACCAGATCCGTGAGGACCTGGAGGAGCAGGGCGTCATCTTCCTCGACACCGACACCGCTCTCAAGGAGCACCCGGAGCTCTTCAAGGAGTACTTCGGCACCGTCATCCCGGTCGGCGACAACAAGTTCGCGTCGCTCAACACCGCGGTGTGGTCCGGCGGCTCCTTCATCTACGTGCCGAAGGGCGTGCACGTCGAGATCCCGCTCCAGGCCTACTTCCGGATCAACACCGAGAACATGGGCCAGTTCGAGCGGACGCTGATCATCGTCGACGAGGGTGCCTACGTGCACTACGTCGAGGGCTGTACCGCGCCGATCTACAAGTCGGACTCGCTGCACTCCGCGGTCGTCGAGATCATCGTCAAGAAGAACGCCCGCTGCCGTTACACGACCATCCAGAACTGGTCGAACAACGTCTACAACCTGGTCACCAAGCGCGCCGTGGCGTACGAGGGCGCGACCATGGAGTGGATCGACGGCAACATCGGCTCCAAGGTCACCATGAAGTACCCGGCCGTCTACCTGATGGGCGAGCACGCCAAGGGCGAGACCCTCTCCATTGCCTTCGCGGGCGAGGGCCAGCACCAGGACGCCGGCTCCAAGATGGTCCACATGGCGCCGAACACGTCGTCCAACATCGTGTCGAAGTCCGTCGCGCGCGGTGGCGGCCGTACGTCCTACCGCGGTCTCGTCGAGATCGGCGAGGGCGCCCACGGCTCCAAGTCCAACGTGCTGTGCGACGCGCTGCTCGTCGACACCATCTCCCGCTCCGACACCTACCCCTACGTGGACGTCCGCGAGGACGACGTGTCCATGGGCCACGAGGCGACCGTCTCCAAGGTCAGTGACGACCAGCTCTTCTACCTGATGAGCCGCGGCATGACCGAGTTCGAGGCGATGGCCATGATCGTGCGCGGCTTCGTCGAGCCCATCGCCAAGGAACTGCCGATGGAGTACGCGCTGGAGCTCAACCGGCTGATCGAGCTGCAGATGGAAGGCGCGGTCGGCTGA
- a CDS encoding ABC transporter permease has product MTATGLYTPKPGAAPLGRMITTQAVLETKMLLRNGEQLLLTVVIPTLVLVLFSSVDIIDTGGAKAVDFLAPGVLALAVMSTAFTGQAIATGFERRYGVLKRLASSPLPRWALMTAKTASVLVTEILQVVLLTVIALTLGWSPHGNPFAVALLLLLGTAAFSGLGLLMAGTLKAEATLAAANLVFLLLLVSGGVIIPLDQFSQTTQDVLSLLPITALSDGLRDVLQHGAGMPWGDLGILAVWGGVGLALAGKFFRWE; this is encoded by the coding sequence ATGACGGCCACCGGTCTCTACACCCCGAAGCCGGGGGCGGCCCCCCTGGGCCGCATGATCACGACCCAGGCCGTGCTGGAGACGAAGATGCTGCTCCGCAACGGCGAGCAGCTGCTGCTGACGGTGGTGATCCCCACCCTCGTACTGGTCCTGTTCAGCTCGGTGGACATCATCGACACGGGCGGGGCCAAGGCGGTGGACTTCCTCGCCCCCGGCGTCCTGGCCCTCGCGGTCATGTCCACGGCCTTCACCGGCCAGGCCATCGCCACCGGCTTCGAGCGCCGCTACGGCGTCCTGAAGCGCCTGGCCTCCTCCCCGCTCCCCCGCTGGGCCCTGATGACGGCGAAGACGGCGTCGGTCCTGGTGACGGAGATCCTGCAAGTGGTGTTGCTCACGGTCATCGCCCTGACCCTGGGCTGGTCCCCGCACGGCAACCCCTTCGCCGTCGCCCTGCTCCTGCTCCTCGGCACGGCGGCCTTCTCGGGCCTCGGTCTCCTCATGGCCGGCACCCTCAAAGCCGAAGCCACCCTGGCCGCGGCCAACCTGGTCTTCCTGCTCCTCCTGGTCAGCGGCGGGGTCATCATCCCCCTGGACCAGTTCTCCCAGACCACTCAGGACGTCCTGAGCCTGCTGCCGATCACGGCCCTGTCGGACGGCCTGCGGGATGTGTTGCAGCACGGGGCCGGGATGCCGTGGGGCGATCTGGGGATCCTGGCGGTGTGGGGGGGCGTGGGGCTGGCGCTGGCCGGGAAGTTCTTCCGCTGGGAGTGA
- a CDS encoding ABC transporter ATP-binding protein — protein sequence MRSEPVVQVHALVKRYGTKTAVDGLDLVARAGVTAVLGPNGAGKTTTVETCEGYRKPDSGTVRVLGLDPVRQARELHPRIGVMLQSGGVYSGARADEMLRHMASLHAHPLDVDALIERLGLGGCGRTTYRRLSGGQQQRLALAMAVVGRPELVFLDEPTAGLDPQARRSTWDLVRDLRTDGVSVILTTHYMDEAEQLADDVAIIDGGRVIAQGTPEELCRGGAENTLRFTGRPGLDVGSLLKALPADCTAAELTPGSYRVVGKVNPQLLATVTSWCAQHGVMPERISVERHTLEDVFLELTGKELRA from the coding sequence ATGCGAAGTGAGCCCGTGGTCCAGGTCCACGCCCTGGTGAAGCGGTACGGCACGAAGACCGCCGTGGACGGCCTCGACCTGGTGGCCCGGGCGGGCGTGACCGCTGTGCTCGGGCCCAACGGCGCCGGCAAGACGACGACGGTCGAGACCTGCGAGGGCTACCGGAAGCCGGACTCCGGCACGGTACGGGTCCTGGGGCTCGACCCGGTGCGGCAGGCCCGTGAGCTGCACCCGAGGATCGGCGTGATGCTCCAGTCCGGGGGCGTGTACTCGGGCGCCCGGGCCGACGAGATGCTGCGGCACATGGCGAGCCTGCACGCCCACCCGCTCGACGTGGACGCGCTGATCGAGCGCCTGGGCCTGGGCGGTTGCGGCAGGACGACGTACCGGCGCCTGTCCGGCGGCCAGCAGCAGCGCCTGGCGCTCGCCATGGCCGTGGTCGGCCGCCCGGAGCTGGTCTTCCTGGACGAGCCGACGGCGGGCCTCGACCCGCAGGCCCGCCGGTCCACCTGGGACCTGGTCCGGGACCTGCGCACGGACGGCGTCTCGGTCATCCTCACCACGCACTACATGGACGAGGCCGAGCAGCTCGCCGACGACGTGGCGATCATCGACGGCGGCCGGGTCATCGCCCAGGGCACGCCCGAGGAGCTGTGCCGGGGCGGAGCCGAGAACACCCTGCGCTTCACGGGCCGCCCCGGACTCGACGTCGGGTCCCTCCTCAAGGCGCTCCCCGCCGACTGCACGGCGGCGGAACTGACCCCCGGCTCCTACCGGGTCGTCGGCAAGGTCAATCCCCAGCTCCTGGCGACGGTGACGTCCTGGTGCGCCCAGCACGGAGTCATGCCGGAGAGGATCTCGGTGGAACGGCACACCCTGGAAGACGTCTTCCTGGAGCTCACGGGTAAGGAACTGCGCGCATGA
- a CDS encoding AAC(3) family N-acetyltransferase yields MPTPPPTGPLVTRDTLAGQLRELGVRRGEILLVHSSLKALGWVCGGPVAVVQALLDTLGPDGTLVVPTQTGDLSDPAVWSNPPVPEDWWETIRATMPAYDPLVTPSRGVGVIPETVRTWPGAVRSAHPQTSFAALGARAREVVDGHALDCRLGEHSPLARLEALHARVLLLGAGYDTCTSFHLAEYRVPNPRVKVGRPGPKGWEVVTEVSISSDRFDELGYDFERDSDAVVRGRAGAADTRLFPVADAVRYAQRWLALHRSYEDVPGNAPGGDPAPARRRRGPRT; encoded by the coding sequence ATGCCGACACCACCTCCCACCGGCCCACTTGTCACCCGCGACACCCTCGCCGGACAGCTGCGCGAGCTGGGTGTCCGCAGGGGCGAGATCCTTCTCGTCCACTCCTCCCTGAAGGCCCTCGGCTGGGTCTGCGGAGGCCCGGTCGCGGTGGTTCAGGCCCTCCTCGACACCCTCGGCCCGGACGGCACCCTGGTGGTCCCCACCCAGACCGGCGACCTCTCCGACCCGGCGGTGTGGAGCAACCCGCCGGTCCCCGAGGACTGGTGGGAGACCATCCGCGCCACCATGCCCGCCTACGACCCCCTCGTCACGCCCTCGCGCGGGGTGGGGGTGATCCCGGAGACCGTGCGCACCTGGCCCGGTGCCGTGCGCAGCGCGCACCCCCAGACCTCCTTCGCGGCCCTGGGCGCACGCGCGCGTGAGGTCGTGGACGGCCACGCCCTGGACTGCCGCCTGGGCGAGCACAGCCCGCTGGCCCGCCTGGAGGCCCTCCACGCGCGCGTGCTGCTCCTCGGCGCCGGCTACGACACCTGCACGAGCTTCCACCTCGCCGAGTACCGCGTCCCGAACCCGCGCGTGAAGGTCGGCCGCCCGGGACCGAAGGGCTGGGAGGTGGTCACGGAGGTCTCGATCAGCTCGGACCGCTTCGACGAACTGGGGTACGACTTCGAGCGGGACAGCGACGCCGTCGTACGGGGAAGGGCGGGCGCGGCCGACACCCGGCTGTTCCCGGTGGCGGACGCCGTGCGGTACGCGCAGCGGTGGCTGGCGCTGCACCGCTCGTACGAGGACGTGCCCGGAAATGCGCCGGGTGGAGATCCTGCACCCGCCCGTCGGCGGCGCGGGCCCCGAACCTAG